The following coding sequences lie in one Mesorhizobium sp. NZP2298 genomic window:
- a CDS encoding ABC transporter permease, protein MTVTASASEAKPPLQRWLLAWVLALAAVLVVFLLQESVPWAVNYPADTVVPVADWVSALMRWIKSNLSWLTRSITAVLGVPLDFALNLLAKNFKIGHGADAYVLPRLSWVGVCATAFLAGHAVGGRKLSLLVGGCFLYIALFGQWTSAMLTLALISIAVPFCIVTGLFAGIWAWRKPWAERLIVSPALDLMQTIPTFAYLIPMLLLFGNSPVSAMIATAIFATPPMVRATMLGLTRVPLEIGEFSDMAGCTARQKLWRVLLPSARPTLMVGVNQVIMLALNMVIIASMIGAGGLGYDVLLALRALKVGEAMEAGLAIVALAIALDRLSQAIAHKQAKGHVHQESSPTLWRRYPNLTLAIAILAVTTLLGLFVPAFAAVPKAITFTTAPLWKAAVNWVTINFFDIIEAFRVALILNVLNPVRAFCEGFPWLGAVFLLGLAGYQLSGPRLAALVAALTVFCAVAGLWEKTMATVYLCGISAFIACLIGIPIGLMAARSDRFEKIVTPIIDTLQVLPSFCFIIPVVMLFRVGDVTAMIATVAFAVVPAIRYTNHGIRQVPPALIEAAKVSGCTPRQTFFRVQLPLALPEIMLGVNQTILMALAMIIICAMVGTRDLGQEVFIALSKADSGRGIVAGLAIAFIGIVADRLFNAWTAKARARLG, encoded by the coding sequence ATGACGGTGACGGCAAGCGCCAGCGAGGCAAAGCCGCCGCTTCAGCGCTGGCTGCTTGCCTGGGTACTCGCCCTTGCCGCCGTGCTGGTGGTGTTCCTGCTGCAGGAAAGTGTGCCCTGGGCAGTCAACTATCCGGCCGATACGGTCGTGCCGGTCGCCGACTGGGTCAGCGCGCTGATGCGCTGGATCAAGTCGAACCTGTCATGGCTGACGCGCTCGATCACCGCGGTGCTCGGCGTGCCGCTCGACTTCGCGCTCAATCTCTTGGCCAAGAATTTCAAGATCGGCCACGGCGCGGACGCCTATGTCCTGCCGCGCCTGTCCTGGGTCGGGGTGTGCGCCACGGCTTTCCTCGCCGGCCATGCCGTGGGCGGTCGCAAACTCAGCCTGCTGGTCGGCGGCTGTTTCCTCTACATCGCTCTGTTCGGCCAATGGACCAGCGCCATGCTGACGCTGGCGCTGATTTCCATCGCCGTGCCGTTCTGCATCGTCACCGGCCTGTTCGCCGGCATCTGGGCCTGGCGCAAGCCTTGGGCGGAAAGGCTCATCGTCTCCCCTGCCCTCGACCTGATGCAGACGATCCCGACCTTCGCGTACCTTATCCCGATGCTGCTGCTGTTCGGCAACAGTCCGGTGTCGGCGATGATCGCCACCGCCATTTTCGCGACGCCGCCGATGGTGCGGGCGACGATGCTCGGCCTGACGCGGGTGCCGCTGGAGATCGGCGAATTCAGCGACATGGCCGGCTGCACGGCGCGGCAGAAGCTGTGGCGGGTGCTGTTGCCCTCGGCGCGGCCGACGCTGATGGTCGGCGTCAACCAGGTCATCATGCTGGCGCTCAACATGGTGATCATCGCCTCGATGATCGGCGCCGGCGGCCTCGGCTACGATGTGCTTCTGGCGCTGCGTGCACTGAAGGTCGGTGAGGCTATGGAAGCCGGGCTCGCCATCGTCGCGCTGGCGATCGCACTCGACCGGCTGAGCCAGGCCATCGCGCACAAGCAGGCAAAGGGTCATGTCCATCAGGAATCGAGCCCGACTCTTTGGCGGCGCTACCCCAACCTGACGCTGGCCATCGCCATACTTGCCGTCACCACGCTGCTTGGGCTGTTCGTGCCGGCTTTCGCCGCGGTGCCGAAGGCGATCACCTTCACCACGGCGCCGCTGTGGAAGGCGGCGGTGAACTGGGTAACGATCAACTTCTTCGACATCATCGAAGCGTTCCGCGTGGCGCTGATCCTCAATGTGCTCAACCCGGTGCGTGCCTTCTGCGAAGGCTTTCCGTGGCTCGGCGCGGTGTTCCTGCTCGGCCTCGCCGGCTATCAACTCTCGGGTCCGCGCCTGGCCGCCCTTGTCGCGGCGCTGACCGTCTTCTGCGCCGTCGCCGGGCTGTGGGAAAAAACCATGGCGACCGTCTATCTCTGCGGCATCTCGGCCTTCATCGCCTGCCTGATCGGCATCCCGATCGGACTGATGGCCGCGCGCAGCGACCGCTTCGAGAAGATTGTCACGCCCATCATCGACACGCTGCAGGTGCTGCCGTCCTTCTGTTTCATCATCCCGGTTGTGATGCTGTTTCGGGTCGGCGACGTCACCGCCATGATCGCCACCGTCGCTTTCGCCGTGGTGCCGGCGATCCGCTACACCAATCACGGCATCAGGCAGGTGCCGCCGGCGCTGATCGAGGCGGCCAAGGTGTCTGGCTGCACGCCGCGCCAGACCTTCTTTCGCGTGCAATTGCCGCTGGCGCTGCCGGAGATCATGCTCGGCGTCAACCAGACAATCCTGATGGCGCTGGCGATGATCATCATCTGCGCCATGGTCGGCACACGTGATCTCGGCCAGGAGGTGTTCATCGCGCTGTCAAAGGCCGATTCCGGCCGTGGCATTGTCGCGGGCCTCGCGATAGCCTTCATCGGCATCGTTGCCGACCGGCTGTTCAACGCCTGGACGGCGAAAGCGCGGGCAAGGCTGGGATAG
- a CDS encoding NAD(P)-binding domain-containing protein — protein MKTRVAVIGAGPSGLAQLRAFKSAADKGAEIPEIVCFEKQSDWGGLWNYTWRTGLDEHGDPVHGSMYRYLWSNGPKECLEFADYTFEEHFGRPIGSYPPRAVLWDYIKGRVEKSGVRKWVRFNSPVRMVTFSDETKKFTVTAHDRTNDVTYSEEFDNVVVASGHFSVPNVPYFEGFSTFNGRILHSHDFRDAMEFKGKDILIIGRSYSAEDIGSQCYKYGAKSITSSYRSKPMGFKWPENWKEVPLLQKVVGRTAHFKDGTTKDVDAIILCTGYLHSFPFLTDDLKLKTANRMWPLDLYEGVVWEKNPKLFYIGMQDQFYTFNMFDAQAWYARDVIMGRIKLPSAKAMAEHSAKWRAREETLEDAEQMIWFQGDYTKELMEQTDYPGFDVEAVNQTFMEWEHHKAEDIMSFRDHAYRSLMTGTMAPLHHTPWLQALDDSMESYLEVKGVAAE, from the coding sequence ATGAAAACTCGCGTTGCCGTCATCGGAGCCGGACCGTCCGGGCTGGCACAGCTCAGGGCCTTCAAGTCGGCTGCCGACAAGGGCGCCGAGATTCCCGAAATCGTCTGCTTCGAAAAGCAATCCGACTGGGGCGGCCTGTGGAACTACACCTGGCGCACCGGCCTCGACGAACATGGCGACCCCGTGCACGGTTCGATGTACCGTTATCTCTGGTCGAACGGGCCAAAGGAATGCCTGGAATTCGCCGACTACACTTTCGAGGAGCATTTCGGCCGGCCGATCGGTTCCTATCCGCCGCGCGCCGTGCTGTGGGATTACATCAAGGGCCGCGTCGAAAAATCCGGCGTGCGCAAATGGGTGCGCTTCAACAGCCCCGTGCGCATGGTCACTTTCTCGGACGAGACCAAGAAATTCACCGTCACCGCGCATGACCGCACCAACGACGTCACCTATTCCGAAGAATTCGACAATGTCGTCGTTGCCTCCGGGCATTTCTCGGTGCCCAATGTGCCCTATTTCGAAGGTTTTTCCACCTTCAACGGCCGCATCCTGCACAGTCATGATTTTCGCGACGCCATGGAGTTCAAGGGCAAGGACATATTGATCATCGGCCGCTCCTATTCAGCCGAGGACATTGGTTCGCAATGCTACAAATACGGTGCCAAATCGATCACCTCCAGCTACCGCTCCAAGCCGATGGGCTTCAAATGGCCGGAGAATTGGAAGGAAGTGCCGCTGCTGCAGAAGGTGGTCGGCAGGACGGCTCACTTCAAGGACGGTACCACCAAGGATGTCGACGCCATTATCCTGTGCACCGGCTACCTGCATTCCTTCCCCTTCCTCACCGACGATCTGAAGCTCAAGACCGCCAACCGCATGTGGCCGCTGGACCTCTATGAGGGCGTCGTCTGGGAGAAGAATCCGAAGCTGTTCTATATCGGCATGCAGGATCAGTTCTACACCTTCAACATGTTCGACGCGCAGGCCTGGTACGCGCGCGACGTCATCATGGGCCGCATCAAGCTCCCCTCCGCCAAGGCGATGGCCGAGCACAGCGCCAAGTGGCGCGCGCGCGAGGAAACGCTGGAAGACGCCGAGCAGATGATCTGGTTCCAGGGTGACTACACCAAGGAACTGATGGAGCAGACCGACTATCCGGGGTTCGATGTCGAGGCGGTCAACCAGACCTTCATGGAGTGGGAGCACCACAAGGCGGAAGACATCATGAGTTTCCGCGATCACGCCTACCGCTCGCTGATGACCGGCACCATGGCGCCGCTGCACCATACGCCTTGGCTGCAGGCGCTGGACGATTCCATGGAGAGCTATCTCGAGGTGAAGGGCGTCGCGGCGGAATAG
- a CDS encoding helix-turn-helix domain-containing protein: MAKTISGSKARPGSAKAKPLPKVSADGKTIRAPLTQNPHAIRDTREKVLEVAIGREVRAFRKKLGITVADLAVATDISLGMLSKIENGITSPSLTTLQALSRALGVPVTAFFRRFEEERSAVFVKAGEGLDVERRGTRAGHQYNLLGHIGSNTSGVVVEPYLISLTEDSDVFPTFQHEGMEFLYMLEGEVVYRHGGNLYPMKPGDSLFFDADAPHGPEQLTKLPMRYLSIICYPQNSAG; the protein is encoded by the coding sequence ATGGCAAAGACAATTTCCGGTTCGAAGGCTCGTCCTGGTTCCGCAAAAGCCAAGCCGCTGCCGAAGGTCTCGGCGGACGGCAAAACCATCCGCGCGCCGCTGACGCAGAACCCACACGCCATCCGCGACACACGCGAGAAAGTGCTGGAGGTCGCGATCGGCCGCGAGGTGCGGGCGTTCCGCAAGAAGCTCGGCATCACCGTCGCCGATCTCGCTGTCGCCACCGACATTTCGCTGGGCATGCTGTCGAAGATCGAGAACGGCATAACCTCGCCGTCGCTGACCACCTTGCAGGCGCTGTCACGGGCGCTCGGCGTTCCCGTCACCGCTTTCTTCCGTCGCTTCGAGGAAGAGCGAAGTGCTGTCTTCGTCAAAGCCGGCGAAGGCCTCGATGTCGAGCGCCGCGGCACACGTGCTGGTCACCAGTACAATCTGCTTGGCCATATCGGCTCCAACACCAGCGGCGTCGTCGTCGAGCCCTATCTGATCAGCCTGACCGAGGACTCCGATGTGTTCCCGACCTTCCAGCATGAAGGGATGGAGTTCCTCTATATGCTGGAAGGCGAGGTCGTCTACCGGCACGGCGGCAACCTCTATCCGATGAAGCCCGGCGACAGCCTGTTCTTCGACGCGGACGCGCCACACGGACCCGAACAGCTGACGAAACTGCCGATGCGGTATTTGTCGATTATTTGCTACCCGCAGAACAGCGCGGGTTAG